A window from Pangasianodon hypophthalmus isolate fPanHyp1 chromosome 4, fPanHyp1.pri, whole genome shotgun sequence encodes these proteins:
- the LOC117597028 gene encoding uncharacterized protein LOC117597028 isoform X3, protein MCACIGLYFILFICFSLSVPVSAVTTVQVKFNQAAALPCEWKCSREAKWTLFSNQSVVLARCDQTSCWSLKEGFKMSHDQYLKGNLTLTITAADYSMRGLYICECDGRDIKDVRLSIKTMISSVQINPGEDLQLDLHVSERVEVIYKGEDSADPHGEQICTVDRSSLNCTAEYTPRTSLTNTVLTLRGVKLTDGGVYIVRDTENNEYLHIYSVSVTVSVRERALPVWAIILIVLMVLLLVALPVMIICYLRNRCCQRDESYRGAAVEHTNEGPGRERKHVGAGREPEAQT, encoded by the exons atgtgtgcatgtataggtttatattttattctgtttatctgcttctctctttcagtaCCTGTATCAGCTGTCACTACTGTACAGGTGAAGTTTAATCAGGCTGCTGCTCTGCCCTGTGAATGGAAATGTTCTCGTGAGGCCAAATGGACTCTGTTCAGTAACCAAAGTGTTGTATTGGCTCGGTGTGATCAGACATCCTGCTGGTCACTAAAGGAGGGATTTAAAATGTCCCATGATCAGTACCTGAAGGGAAATCTCACCCTCACCATCACTGCAGCTGATTACAGTATGAGGGGTTTATACATATGTGAGTGTGATGGCAGAGACATTAAAGATGTGCGTCTCAGCATCAAGA ccATGATATCATCAGTTCAGATAAACCCTGGTGAAGATCTGCAGCTGGATTTGCACGTATCAGAGCGAGTGGAGGTGATCTATAAGGGTGAAGATTCAGCAGATCCACATGGTGAACAGATCTGCACTGTGGATAGAAGCTCACTAAACTGTACAGCTGAATACACACCGAGAacatcactcactaacacagttCTTACACTGAGAGGAGTAAAGCTGACTGATGGGGGAGTTTACATCGTCCGGGACACGGAGAATAATGAATATCTTCATATTTACTCAGTatcagtgacagtatcagtgaGAG agagagcgctACCAGTGTGGGCGATTATCCTGATAGTGCTGATGGTTCTTCTGCTTGTTGCGCTGCCTGTGATGATAATCTGCTACCTGAGGAATCGGTGCTGCCAAAGAGATGAA TCGTACAGAGGAGCAGCAGTGGAGCATACAAATGAGGGACCAGGCAGAGAACGAAAGCATGTTGGAGCAGGAAGAGAACCTGAAgctcaaacataa